Proteins co-encoded in one Malus sylvestris chromosome 7, drMalSylv7.2, whole genome shotgun sequence genomic window:
- the LOC126628823 gene encoding tubulin-folding cofactor A-like has translation MATLRNLKIKTGTCKRIVKELHSYEKEVEREAAKTADMKEKGADPYDLKQQENVLAESRMMIPDCRKRLEASLADLKGILAEVEEELNQKEGPEIEEARTIIGEVDTLFQTTEA, from the exons ATGGCAACCCTAAGAAATCTGAAAATCAAGACTGGTACTTGCAAACGCATCGTTAAGGAGCTTCATTCTTATGAGAAAGAGGTTGAGAGAGAAGCTGCAAAAACAGCAGACATGAAAGAGAAAGGAGCTGATCCTTATGACCTGAAGCAACAG GAAAATGTGCTGGCTGAATCTAGGATGATGATTCCTGATTGCCGGAAACGCTTGGAGGCCTCATTAGCTGACCTGAAAGGAATTTTG GCTGAAGTAGAAGAAGAGTTGAACCAGAAGGAAGGCCCTGAAATTGAAGAAGCTCGAACCATTATTGGAGAAGTTGATACACTGTTTCAGACAACAGAAGCGTAA
- the LOC126628822 gene encoding uncharacterized protein LOC126628822 codes for MDPQAFIRLSIGSLGLRIPGTPLKSEKSGIHAFSSPYSCEIRLRGFPMQTASIPLVSSPEAATPDSHSTASSFYLEKSDIKALLEPGCFYNPHSCLEIAIFTGKKGSHCGVGTKRQQIGTYKLEVGPEWGEGKSGVLFSGWIAIGKNKQENGKLSAELHLRVRLDPDPRYVFQFDDVTKLSPQIVQLQGSIKQPIFSCKFIRDRVPQVDPLSTYWSGAANNPDLDTERRERRGWKVTIHDLSGSAIAAAFITTPFVPATGCDWVARSNPGAWLIVSPDACRPDSWQPWGKLEAWRERGIRDSVCCRFRLLSECQEAVDLFMSEIRINAEKGGEFSIDTDKQMQAAAATAAASPIPSPQTSGDFAGLYPDVGGFVMSCRVQGEGKASKPLVQLAMRHVTCVEDAAIFMALAAAVDLSIEACRPFRKLRKPSCPSI; via the exons ATGGATCCTCAGGCTTTCATTAGGTTGTCAATAGGCTCACTTGGACTAAGGATTCCTGGAACACCTTTAAAGTCTGAAAAATCTGGTATTCATGCATTCTCTTCCCCATATTCGTGTGAAATTCGCCTTCGAGGATTCCCTATGCAGACAGCATCAATTCCCTTAGTATCTTCTCCTGAAGCTGCTACACCTGATTCTCATAGCACTGCCTCCAGTTTTTATCTTGAAAAATCTGATATTAAAGCACTGCTGGAACCCGGCTGTTTCTACAATCCTCATTCCTGTCTGGAGATCGCTATTTTCACTGGGAAGAAGGGATCCCACTGTGGTGTAGGGACCAAAAGGCAGCAAATTGGGACATATAAGCTTGAGGTTGGTCCTGAATGGGGGGAAGGAAAGTCAGGGGTTCTTTTCAGTGGGTGGATAGCAATCGGCAAAAACAAGCAGGAGAATGGAAAATTGAGTGCGGAGCTTCATTTGAGAGTAAGATTAGATCCTGATCCGAGATATGTTTTCCAGTTTGATGATGTGACAAAACTTAGTCCTCAGATAGTTCAGCTTCAAGGCTCCATTAAACAACCTATTTTCAGCTGCAAGTTCATCCGAGACAG GGTTCCCCAGGTGGATCCATTGAGCACATACTGGTCAGGTGCTGCTAACAATCCTGATCTGGAtacagagagaagagagagaaggggatgGAAGGTGACAATACATGATCTCTCTGGCTCGGCTATTGCAGCGGCCTTTATAACAACCCCATTTGTTCCAGCAACAGGATGTGATTGGGTTGCAAGGTCCAACCCAGGAGCTTGGTTGATTGTTAGTCCTGATGCTTGCAGGCCTGATAGCTGGCAGCCATGGGGAAAGCTTGAGGCATGGCGTGAGCGTGGCATCAGAGACTCCGTTTGCTGTCGATTTCGCCTTCTGTCAGAATGCCAGGAGGCTGTGGACCTCTTCATGTCTGAAATCCGTATCAATGCTGAAAAGGGTGGAGAGTTTTCCATAGACACAGACAAACAGATGCAGGCAGCAGCGGCAACAGCAGCCGCCAGTCCGATACCAAGCCCACAAACCAGTGGAGACTTTGCAGGTTTGTATCCAGATGTTGGTGGTTTCGTCATGAGCTGTAGAGTGCAAGGGGAAGGAAAAGCCAGCAAGCCATTGGTACAACTAGCAATGAGGCATGTGACTTGTGTGGAGGATGCCGCCATCTTCATGGCTCTTGCAGCTGCAGTTGATCTCAGCATAGAGGCATGTAGACCCTTCCGGAAGTTGAGGAAACCCTCCTGCCCTTCTATATGA